One window of Agarivorans sp. Alg241-V36 genomic DNA carries:
- a CDS encoding DUF6356 family protein, which translates to MLVYLKRLFSEHPNSVNESYLEHLFAAAGFAIKLAYAALVCLIHAILPFLFVTTASEQLNALHAKMIENRNRREGKEKAQAKDSIESLAAFNFEI; encoded by the coding sequence ATGTTGGTTTATTTAAAGCGTTTATTTAGCGAGCATCCTAATAGTGTTAATGAAAGCTACCTTGAGCATTTGTTTGCTGCAGCGGGTTTTGCCATAAAATTGGCCTATGCTGCGCTAGTGTGTTTAATACACGCCATTCTGCCATTTCTATTTGTTACCACGGCCAGTGAACAGCTAAATGCATTACACGCTAAAATGATTGAAAATCGCAATCGACGTGAGGGCAAAGAAAAAGCCCAAGCTAAAGATAGTATTGAAAGCCTTGCTGCTTTTAACTTTGAGATATAG